A window of the Butyricimonas faecalis genome harbors these coding sequences:
- a CDS encoding SusC/RagA family TonB-linked outer membrane protein, with translation MILNGTFTYNKAIYLEIEQATNTPEWQRKKGKEISQQIGYIAEGLFRGQAEIDNSPSQGGTGMTMPGDIRYRDLNDDGKIDVNDAAYIGYPTTPRVVYGFSGSFQYKNVEFNFAFQGSGKRAFFMDPMQIGPFVNNRSMLKAIYDDHWSEDNMKERPFWPRLSTQAINMHNPQEGEYSNAGNPRYSTYFMRKCSFLRCTAIEVGYNLPKNVLDKLKMKNVKFYARVNNPFLITNFKVWDVELGSSGFNYPIQRTWSAGLNVSF, from the coding sequence ATGATTTTGAATGGTACGTTTACTTACAACAAAGCGATTTATTTAGAGATTGAACAAGCAACCAACACGCCGGAATGGCAACGGAAAAAAGGCAAAGAGATCTCCCAACAAATCGGGTACATCGCCGAAGGGCTTTTCCGCGGGCAGGCGGAAATCGACAACTCGCCCAGCCAGGGAGGTACCGGAATGACGATGCCGGGAGATATCCGGTACCGCGACTTGAATGATGACGGAAAAATCGACGTGAATGATGCCGCGTATATCGGGTACCCGACCACACCCCGTGTCGTTTACGGTTTTAGCGGTTCATTCCAGTATAAAAACGTTGAGTTCAATTTTGCCTTCCAAGGATCGGGGAAACGGGCATTTTTTATGGACCCGATGCAGATCGGTCCGTTTGTGAATAATCGGTCCATGCTGAAAGCCATTTATGACGATCATTGGAGTGAGGACAATATGAAAGAACGTCCCTTCTGGCCGCGTCTCTCAACCCAAGCCATTAATATGCATAATCCGCAAGAGGGTGAATATTCTAACGCCGGCAATCCCCGGTATTCGACCTATTTTATGCGGAAATGCAGCTTCTTGCGTTGCACCGCCATTGAAGTGGGGTATAACCTCCCGAAGAATGTGCTGGATAAATTGAAAATGAAAAACGTGAAATTTTATGCCCGCGTCAATAATCCCTTCCTGATTACTAATTTTAAAGTATGGGATGTAGAGTTAGGTAGTAGTGGATTCAATTACCCCATACAACGTACTTGGTCGGCGGGGTTGAATGTCAGTTTCTAA
- a CDS encoding RagB/SusD family nutrient uptake outer membrane protein, which produces MMKKYLVSILCGLFLLPGCDYLNMVPEKDIETIESVFEQRTKVEGWWIGVYADLISLLQSSDKNLAFSASDEYTPSPVLYTSINLLPGFLVANGQQMSQDPYGNIWAKMYQLIRRANVFIDNVDKTYNMTQEDKTWWKADMKALKAYIYFELLRTYGPICLIPQNMPVDLEMEDYQLPRQPVDTCFKEIIRLLDEAEPDIPRHSQRSAIYGFTFTKEALYALKARVLVYAASPLFNGNIFYADFKNKNGELLFNPTYDREKWRIAAEAADKAAEICAQGDREFPAKGSSKKTTLLNHMDDIEQSTYSMFSNKEYLLEWKGGMTTIYIYLLPRLVGDNNHFEALAFGCLSPSMKMVEMYYTENGLPITADVYWNYGNRYKLGSESALAYENVVPLNTDVVRLHLRREPRFYASIAGDRMYWQRGVSTQSLDNNLLVQARKGEGPWSSQQDVIVSNDYQNICGYWVKKWIYSWIPTKNYYQGITNETMAVIRLAEVYMMQAEAWNEYLDAPDEEHVYKPLNKVRVRAGIPTVEDAWTNYSSNPGKIKTKEGMREIIRQEYNIEFAFEGHRYWNVRRWMIAQTEMNGKSYGWNVLGSTATTFYNDENGPIEIGRSFKFVAPRDYFTPFKAEEILISGMKQNPGW; this is translated from the coding sequence ATGATGAAAAAATATTTAGTATCTATACTTTGCGGTCTTTTCCTGTTGCCCGGGTGTGATTACCTGAACATGGTGCCGGAGAAAGACATCGAAACCATCGAATCGGTTTTTGAGCAACGGACAAAAGTGGAAGGCTGGTGGATAGGGGTTTACGCAGATTTGATTTCTTTGCTCCAAAGCTCGGATAAAAACCTTGCTTTTTCTGCCTCCGACGAGTATACGCCCAGTCCTGTTTTATACACTTCCATCAATCTGCTCCCCGGCTTCCTCGTGGCAAACGGCCAGCAGATGTCACAAGATCCTTACGGGAATATATGGGCGAAAATGTATCAGTTGATTCGAAGAGCCAATGTTTTTATTGATAATGTCGACAAAACGTACAACATGACTCAAGAGGATAAGACTTGGTGGAAGGCGGACATGAAGGCCTTGAAGGCATACATCTACTTTGAATTGCTTCGTACTTACGGTCCCATTTGCTTGATTCCGCAAAATATGCCCGTGGATTTGGAGATGGAGGATTATCAATTGCCGCGGCAACCCGTGGACACCTGTTTTAAGGAGATCATTCGTCTGTTGGACGAGGCTGAACCTGATATACCGAGACATTCCCAACGTTCGGCAATCTATGGATTCACGTTTACCAAAGAGGCTCTTTATGCCTTGAAGGCCAGAGTGCTGGTTTATGCCGCCTCTCCGCTTTTCAACGGAAATATATTTTATGCCGATTTCAAGAATAAGAACGGGGAGTTGCTTTTTAATCCGACCTACGATCGGGAAAAATGGCGGATAGCGGCTGAAGCTGCCGACAAGGCGGCTGAAATTTGTGCGCAGGGAGACCGGGAGTTTCCGGCGAAAGGAAGCAGTAAGAAAACCACGCTTTTGAACCACATGGATGATATCGAGCAAAGCACCTATTCGATGTTTAGTAATAAGGAGTACCTCTTGGAGTGGAAAGGTGGAATGACAACGATATACATATATTTACTCCCGCGTTTGGTGGGTGATAATAACCATTTTGAAGCACTTGCGTTCGGTTGCCTTTCTCCTTCGATGAAGATGGTGGAGATGTATTACACGGAAAACGGGTTGCCGATAACTGCCGATGTTTATTGGAACTATGGCAACCGCTATAAATTAGGCTCGGAGAGTGCCCTTGCCTACGAGAATGTCGTTCCGTTGAATACGGACGTGGTCAGACTTCACTTGCGTCGGGAACCCCGTTTCTATGCTTCTATTGCAGGAGACCGGATGTATTGGCAGCGCGGAGTAAGCACGCAGAGTCTGGACAATAACCTACTCGTGCAAGCCCGCAAGGGAGAAGGGCCTTGGAGCTCGCAGCAGGATGTGATTGTCAGCAACGATTACCAGAACATTTGTGGCTATTGGGTGAAAAAATGGATTTATTCGTGGATTCCTACCAAGAATTACTATCAAGGCATAACGAACGAGACCATGGCGGTTATTCGTTTGGCAGAGGTATATATGATGCAGGCGGAGGCTTGGAACGAATATTTGGATGCGCCGGACGAAGAGCACGTGTACAAACCGTTGAATAAAGTACGTGTACGGGCAGGGATTCCGACGGTCGAGGATGCTTGGACGAATTACTCTTCAAATCCCGGAAAAATCAAGACAAAAGAGGGTATGCGGGAGATCATACGCCAAGAGTATAACATCGAGTTCGCTTTTGAAGGGCATCGTTATTGGAATGTTCGTCGTTGGATGATCGCCCAAACGGAGATGAACGGGAAATCATACGGCTGGAATGTTCTCGGCTCAACGGCAACGACATTCTATAATGACGAAAACGGACCGATCGAGATCGGACGTAGTTTCAAATTCGTTGCCCCTCGGGATTATTTTACTCCATTCAAAGCGGAGGAAATTTTGATCTCCGGAATGAAACAAAATCCGGGATGGTAA
- a CDS encoding DUF4959 domain-containing protein, translated as MMKNSIWILLLILGFLACNDDDVVFNPVTEGLEIKFEPVAGGAMMRYSLPNDRNIFAMNVRYKNWQGNDVLKVGDYGGDSLLLDGFTGTMDVVAQVSFVNHRNEESAKREYSFSTLPSAPWVFFEDLEVSSTWNGFQVIYQTPKVTTGMAHVFYLGENPLTHQPDTIPLKSFPIRQGGDTLKFEMERKMDNYTVVVRTEDFQGFRVRQEIYPDIDAFLTEQWPVTADDFNTSKLTVVKNAKAKTGVEYLFDGDLKGKERMEFFLSERNPNLGYTGHEVYGTFLAGPNAFEKPMVLDLGEQKTPAWIRLYALIPTQAKDAQGAAALGDVWLGWYDDKLPCKLSVYGNSTTGNPDADGWVYLGNLNQNPKAETESEKWSFPHINKNASGIGLPKTLAEFEDADPIYVDVLFPVEDNEYRYLKIIVHETFRSKLNSAAKPNPDNYFTLHELEVYIKKN; from the coding sequence ATGATGAAGAATTCGATATGGATTTTATTATTGATACTCGGTTTTCTGGCTTGCAACGATGATGACGTTGTTTTTAATCCGGTGACCGAGGGGTTGGAAATCAAATTTGAACCCGTGGCAGGAGGTGCGATGATGCGTTATTCGCTGCCGAATGATAGGAATATTTTTGCCATGAATGTGCGCTACAAGAACTGGCAAGGAAATGATGTGTTGAAAGTTGGCGATTACGGGGGCGATTCGCTTCTATTGGATGGTTTTACGGGGACTATGGACGTGGTGGCCCAAGTCTCTTTTGTCAATCATCGCAATGAGGAATCCGCAAAACGGGAGTATAGCTTCTCAACCCTGCCCAGTGCGCCGTGGGTATTTTTTGAGGACTTGGAGGTGAGTTCTACTTGGAATGGCTTTCAGGTCATTTATCAAACTCCCAAGGTGACAACCGGTATGGCCCATGTTTTCTATTTGGGCGAAAATCCGTTGACACACCAACCGGATACGATTCCTTTAAAGAGTTTCCCGATTCGTCAGGGAGGCGATACGCTCAAATTCGAGATGGAACGGAAAATGGATAATTACACGGTGGTTGTCCGCACGGAAGATTTTCAAGGTTTCCGGGTGAGACAGGAGATTTATCCTGATATTGATGCCTTCTTGACGGAACAATGGCCGGTGACGGCAGATGACTTTAATACGAGCAAGCTTACGGTGGTTAAAAATGCGAAAGCGAAAACCGGGGTGGAGTATTTGTTTGACGGAGATCTGAAAGGAAAAGAGCGGATGGAATTCTTCCTGTCAGAAAGAAATCCGAATCTAGGATATACCGGTCATGAAGTGTATGGAACTTTTCTGGCAGGACCCAATGCTTTTGAAAAACCGATGGTGCTTGACTTGGGAGAGCAGAAAACGCCGGCTTGGATTCGTTTGTACGCTCTTATCCCCACGCAGGCGAAGGACGCTCAGGGGGCAGCTGCTTTAGGAGATGTTTGGCTCGGATGGTACGACGATAAACTTCCTTGTAAATTGTCGGTGTATGGCAATAGCACAACGGGCAATCCGGATGCCGACGGATGGGTGTACTTGGGCAATTTGAATCAAAACCCGAAAGCCGAAACGGAAAGTGAGAAGTGGAGTTTTCCTCATATAAATAAAAATGCCTCCGGTATAGGTCTTCCGAAGACTTTAGCGGAATTTGAGGATGCAGATCCGATATATGTGGACGTTTTGTTCCCCGTGGAGGATAACGAGTACCGTTACCTGAAGATCATCGTACATGAAACATTTAGATCAAAACTCAATTCTGCGGCAAAGCCGAATCCAGACAATTATTTTACATTGCATGAGTTGGAGGTTTATATAAAAAAGAATTAA
- a CDS encoding SusC/RagA family TonB-linked outer membrane protein: MQKNHIGGIHIAKKVALCIFLVSATLSALPESTFGATSSVFQVISKRVTISMKNATLETILAEMNRQAGLDYGFQSNGSVDKNRRFTLEVTNVTVEEALTTLLKDSPYTYVLEKNRVVIIMREKKPVELVTVTGRVVDEKGNPIPGATVLIQGTTQGVATDTDGNYTISMQPTDALRVSFVGYKTEVIELKGKKKINIRLNPTAENIEEVTVVAFGEQKKESVVSAITTVDARTLKSSSSDLTTQFAGKIAGMIGWQTGGLPGALTEDEMNTKFYIRGITSFQTNANIDPLILIDGVESSKLDLSRMVPEDIETFSVMKDASATAMYGARGANGVILITTKKGEEGNVYTSVRYEAVMSRPTREIEVVDPITYMKMYNRALLARDPSATPQYSVERIDRTGSDLYPSWLYPANDWYDILFKDYSINHRAGLNIRGGSRVVQYYASVNYTRDEGMLKTDRLNQFKVNIENNSFSFRTNLNIDLSAGIRLNINTSANFDKYRGPKADVSQAYYMAFNVSPVDFAATYPADDTYNWPHIRFGATNAAPDANPYMEIHKGYNDRRRYSAVTRAEYIHNLSPILKGLEMRASVSLNYVGYYYNVYNTKPYKYNIKDYNFETGKHQLLAISPDGSSRTLDFDVGGSSQTSQLSYELRGLHVAAWGEHQTSLTVVFSGQETTASDVNNSILNGIPQRNLGLAMRGTYGFRDKYFLEASFGYNGSERFAKKHRFGFFPAVGGAWIASKEPFLANNTAHWLSYLKFRLSWGEVGNDGIVKNPRFVHLPVVSTVSVPHPGTATSATVERAVIESYPNDKITWEIAEQVNLGVETKFFNGIVELNADIYQEIRHNIIDYRYTMPETTGLEKLQIGNVGKTRSRGLTFPVKSNTLSVLIFG; this comes from the coding sequence CGGGTCTTGATTACGGTTTCCAAAGTAACGGGTCGGTAGATAAAAACCGGAGATTCACCCTGGAAGTAACGAATGTTACGGTGGAAGAAGCCCTCACGACATTGTTAAAAGACAGTCCTTATACTTATGTTCTGGAGAAAAATCGGGTTGTTATAATTATGCGGGAAAAGAAACCCGTGGAATTGGTCACCGTAACCGGACGGGTGGTGGATGAAAAAGGAAATCCCATTCCCGGGGCAACAGTCCTTATCCAAGGAACTACCCAAGGGGTAGCCACGGATACGGATGGAAATTACACGATCAGTATGCAGCCGACGGATGCCTTACGGGTCTCTTTTGTCGGTTATAAGACGGAAGTTATCGAATTGAAAGGGAAGAAGAAAATAAATATCCGTTTGAATCCCACGGCTGAGAACATCGAGGAGGTAACCGTGGTGGCTTTCGGTGAGCAGAAGAAGGAGAGCGTGGTATCAGCGATTACTACCGTGGATGCAAGAACATTGAAATCCTCAAGTAGCGACTTGACCACTCAATTCGCCGGAAAGATTGCCGGAATGATTGGGTGGCAGACGGGAGGTCTTCCCGGTGCTTTGACGGAAGATGAAATGAACACGAAGTTCTATATCCGGGGTATTACCTCTTTCCAGACGAATGCTAACATTGACCCGCTTATTTTGATTGATGGGGTGGAATCTTCCAAATTGGATCTTTCCCGTATGGTACCGGAGGACATCGAGACGTTCAGCGTCATGAAAGACGCTTCGGCAACAGCCATGTACGGAGCCCGCGGGGCAAACGGGGTAATTCTTATAACGACTAAAAAAGGAGAAGAGGGTAATGTTTACACCTCTGTTCGTTACGAGGCGGTAATGAGCCGACCGACTAGGGAGATTGAGGTGGTTGATCCGATTACTTACATGAAAATGTATAACCGGGCATTGCTCGCTCGCGATCCGAGTGCAACACCTCAATACAGCGTGGAGCGCATTGATCGTACCGGTTCCGATCTTTATCCTTCTTGGTTATATCCTGCCAATGATTGGTACGATATCTTGTTTAAGGATTACTCGATCAACCACCGGGCGGGTTTGAATATTCGGGGTGGTTCGCGTGTGGTACAATACTATGCGTCCGTGAATTATACGCGGGATGAGGGTATGTTGAAAACCGACCGTTTGAACCAGTTCAAAGTGAACATTGAGAATAATTCCTTCTCTTTCCGTACCAACTTAAATATCGACTTGAGTGCCGGGATTCGTTTGAACATCAATACTTCCGCGAATTTTGATAAATACAGGGGCCCCAAGGCCGATGTTTCACAGGCATATTATATGGCTTTCAACGTGTCGCCGGTAGATTTTGCCGCTACTTATCCGGCTGACGATACCTATAATTGGCCGCACATTCGTTTCGGAGCCACCAATGCGGCACCGGATGCGAATCCTTACATGGAGATTCACAAGGGATATAACGATCGTCGCCGTTATTCTGCGGTAACGCGGGCGGAGTATATCCACAACCTGTCACCTATCCTCAAGGGATTGGAAATGCGGGCTTCCGTATCTTTGAATTATGTAGGATACTATTATAACGTCTATAACACCAAACCCTATAAGTATAACATAAAAGATTATAACTTCGAGACCGGCAAGCACCAATTGTTAGCGATAAGTCCGGACGGATCATCCAGAACATTGGATTTTGACGTTGGTGGAAGTAGTCAAACTTCGCAATTGAGTTACGAATTGAGGGGATTGCACGTGGCTGCCTGGGGTGAGCACCAGACCAGTTTGACGGTCGTGTTTAGCGGGCAAGAGACCACGGCATCGGACGTAAATAATTCGATTTTGAACGGTATACCCCAACGAAACTTGGGCTTGGCGATGCGCGGGACCTATGGGTTCAGGGATAAATATTTTTTAGAGGCAAGTTTCGGTTACAACGGTTCAGAGCGTTTTGCCAAGAAACATCGTTTCGGTTTTTTCCCTGCCGTGGGAGGTGCTTGGATTGCTTCGAAAGAACCTTTCCTTGCTAATAATACCGCTCATTGGCTTTCGTACTTGAAGTTCCGTCTTTCTTGGGGAGAAGTCGGGAATGACGGGATTGTTAAAAATCCGCGTTTTGTCCATCTGCCCGTCGTGTCAACAGTAAGTGTGCCGCATCCGGGAACTGCAACAAGTGCTACGGTGGAGAGAGCTGTCATAGAATCTTACCCGAATGACAAGATCACGTGGGAGATTGCCGAGCAGGTAAATTTGGGCGTGGAGACAAAATTCTTCAATGGAATCGTGGAACTCAATGCTGATATTTATCAGGAAATTCGTCACAATATCATTGACTATCGCTACACGATGCCCGAAACAACCGGGTTAGAGAAGCTGCAAATCGGTAACGTGGGTAAAACCCGTTCTCGGGGTTTGACCTTTCCGGTAAAATCCAACACGCTTTCAGTCCTGATTTTTGGATGA
- a CDS encoding DUF4998 domain-containing protein produces MRKHIINLLFAVVAFMTGCSESLEDTYSDFAGDGKIRYVAKCSDLDITAGWERLIVTWVNGTDATIDKIKVAWLFEGQRDSVYLPGTATSFELTDLADGTYQFYVSAVDKFGNESLIEAYSGRPYTREHELMRSFSQGVLKSYFLKEKMIFFSDQYNDNIVEMKLQYKNTAGETKYYEFKNPDSYNTLVTIDDVSMNPEDTVYVLRTGILENSPDQVVIDPTAISRKKNFSAGFVHAITARYGYSTDTQEKEDEFLEFIENAEELEFDYSVESLEDILFCTNLKRLVVGKNRYFTEQATRDNRSQILKNDKNSYAALSKAAEDDILGLEVEYYGNQSGVGMHYFDKVYSFMTYRNFSAAPNDLEIIPASAFKEYEDGNKIYCETEDIFADWDVLLDNNKNTFLQTSTQPSMRTYEMYMELEERTAISGIKVTQIVIPRNDRSAPYFLPDMMVAQTSLDGVVWEDVTFLPSNDLGRVSGEVTLLKIAEGSREVKHIKITIRDGSDPSGNWSCRLAGIDLYK; encoded by the coding sequence ATGAGAAAACATATAATTAATTTATTATTCGCGGTGGTAGCTTTCATGACGGGGTGTAGCGAGAGTTTGGAAGATACTTATAGCGATTTTGCCGGTGACGGGAAAATCCGTTACGTGGCGAAATGTTCCGATCTGGACATTACTGCGGGGTGGGAACGTTTGATTGTCACTTGGGTGAACGGTACGGATGCCACGATCGACAAGATAAAGGTGGCTTGGTTGTTCGAGGGGCAAAGAGATTCGGTGTATCTTCCCGGTACGGCAACCTCTTTCGAGTTGACGGATTTGGCGGATGGTACGTACCAGTTTTACGTGAGTGCCGTGGATAAATTCGGGAATGAGTCTTTGATAGAGGCTTATTCCGGTCGGCCTTACACGCGGGAGCACGAGTTGATGCGCTCGTTTTCGCAAGGAGTCCTCAAGTCCTATTTTTTGAAAGAGAAGATGATATTTTTCTCCGACCAGTATAACGATAACATCGTGGAGATGAAGTTGCAATACAAGAACACGGCGGGAGAAACCAAGTACTATGAATTTAAGAATCCGGACAGTTACAATACGTTGGTCACGATCGATGATGTGAGCATGAACCCGGAGGATACAGTCTATGTACTTCGAACGGGAATTTTGGAAAACTCTCCGGATCAGGTTGTCATTGACCCGACGGCGATTAGTCGGAAGAAAAATTTCAGTGCGGGATTCGTTCACGCCATCACGGCACGTTACGGCTATTCAACGGACACGCAAGAAAAAGAAGATGAGTTCTTGGAATTTATCGAAAATGCGGAGGAGTTGGAGTTTGATTATTCCGTTGAATCTTTGGAAGATATACTTTTTTGTACCAATTTGAAAAGACTTGTGGTGGGCAAGAATCGCTATTTTACCGAACAGGCGACTAGGGATAACAGGAGTCAGATACTCAAGAATGATAAAAATAGTTATGCCGCTTTGTCAAAAGCAGCAGAAGATGATATATTGGGTTTGGAGGTGGAGTACTACGGAAATCAATCGGGCGTTGGAATGCATTATTTCGATAAAGTATATTCATTTATGACGTATCGTAATTTTTCTGCAGCTCCTAATGATTTGGAGATTATACCCGCGTCAGCTTTCAAGGAATATGAGGATGGCAATAAGATTTATTGCGAGACGGAGGATATTTTTGCAGATTGGGATGTTTTGTTGGATAACAATAAAAATACTTTTTTACAAACGAGTACACAACCGTCGATGCGTACCTATGAAATGTACATGGAATTGGAGGAGAGAACCGCGATAAGTGGGATTAAGGTAACGCAAATTGTAATCCCTAGAAATGATAGAAGTGCTCCCTATTTCTTGCCGGACATGATGGTTGCTCAGACCTCTCTTGACGGGGTTGTTTGGGAAGATGTAACCTTTTTGCCCAGTAACGATCTGGGACGTGTGTCGGGAGAAGTAACCTTGTTGAAGATTGCCGAGGGCTCCCGAGAGGTGAAGCATATCAAAATAACCATACGGGACGGTTCCGATCCGAGTGGAAACTGGTCATGCCGCTTGGCAGGTATCGATCTCTATAAATAA